One region of Mycobacterium riyadhense genomic DNA includes:
- a CDS encoding MaoC family dehydratase: MRTFESVADLAAAAGETIGQSDWVTITQADVNLFADATGDHQWIHVDAERAAKGPFGKTIAHGFMTLSLLPRLQHDMYTVKGVKLAINYGLNKVRFPAPVPVGSRVRANSSLVSVDDLGNGSVQATVSTTIEVEGSPKPACVAESVVRYIT; the protein is encoded by the coding sequence ATGCGCACCTTCGAGTCGGTAGCCGACCTCGCCGCCGCCGCCGGCGAGACCATTGGGCAAAGCGACTGGGTAACCATCACTCAAGCGGACGTCAACCTGTTCGCCGACGCGACCGGCGACCACCAATGGATCCACGTCGACGCGGAACGAGCGGCCAAGGGTCCGTTCGGCAAGACCATCGCGCACGGCTTCATGACGCTGTCGCTGCTGCCGCGGCTGCAGCACGACATGTACACCGTCAAGGGCGTCAAGCTCGCAATCAACTACGGTCTTAACAAGGTTCGCTTTCCCGCGCCGGTGCCGGTGGGCTCTCGGGTGCGTGCGAATAGTTCGTTGGTCAGCGTCGATGATCTCGGCAACGGGTCCGTACAAGCGACGGTGTCGACCACCATCGAGGTCGAGGGGTCGCCCAAGCCGGCCTGTGTAGCCGAGAGCGTCGTCCGCTACATCACGTGA
- a CDS encoding acyl-CoA dehydrogenase family protein, with protein sequence MWDFETDPEYQAKLDWVEKFMVDELEPLDLVALDPYDKKNADMMAILRPLQQQVKDQGLWAAHLRPELGGQGFGQVKLALLNEILGRSRWAPSVFGCQAPDSGNAEILALFGTNEQKARYLRPLLDGEITSCYSMTEPQGGSDPGLFVTAATRDGDHWIINGEKWFSTNAKHASFFIVMAVTNAEAHTYERMSLFIVPAETPGIEIVRNVGVGAESGKHASHGYVRYNDVRVPADHVLGGEGQAFMIAQTRLGGGRIHHAMRSIALARRAFDMMCERAVSRQTRHGRLSDLQMTQEKVADSWIQIEQFRLLVLRTAWLIDKHHDYQKVRRDIAAVKVAMPQVLHDVVQRAMHLHGALGVSDEMPFVKMMVAAESLGIADGATELHKMTVARRTLREYQPITTPFPSQHIPTRRAEAEARLAERLEHAIAEF encoded by the coding sequence GTGTGGGACTTCGAAACAGACCCGGAATACCAGGCGAAGCTGGACTGGGTCGAAAAGTTCATGGTCGACGAGCTCGAACCGCTTGATCTGGTCGCCCTCGACCCCTATGACAAGAAGAACGCCGACATGATGGCGATCCTGCGGCCGTTGCAGCAGCAGGTGAAGGACCAGGGGCTGTGGGCCGCGCATCTGCGGCCCGAACTCGGTGGGCAGGGTTTCGGGCAGGTCAAGCTCGCATTGCTCAACGAGATCCTGGGCCGCTCTCGCTGGGCGCCGTCGGTGTTCGGTTGCCAGGCACCGGACTCCGGGAACGCCGAGATCCTGGCGTTGTTCGGTACCAACGAGCAGAAGGCCCGCTACCTGCGTCCGCTGCTCGACGGCGAGATCACCTCGTGCTATTCGATGACCGAACCGCAGGGCGGTTCCGATCCGGGATTGTTCGTCACCGCCGCAACACGCGACGGCGATCACTGGATCATCAACGGGGAGAAGTGGTTTTCCACCAACGCCAAGCACGCGTCGTTCTTCATTGTCATGGCCGTCACCAACGCCGAGGCCCACACATACGAGAGGATGTCGCTGTTCATCGTTCCGGCCGAGACGCCGGGCATCGAGATCGTGCGCAATGTCGGCGTGGGGGCAGAGTCCGGCAAGCATGCCAGCCACGGGTACGTGCGCTACAACGACGTTCGCGTGCCCGCCGATCACGTGCTGGGCGGCGAGGGCCAGGCTTTCATGATCGCGCAGACCCGGCTTGGCGGCGGCCGTATTCATCACGCGATGCGCTCGATTGCGCTGGCGCGCCGGGCATTTGACATGATGTGCGAGCGAGCGGTGTCTCGGCAGACCAGACATGGGCGACTTTCCGACCTCCAGATGACCCAGGAAAAGGTCGCCGACAGCTGGATCCAGATCGAGCAGTTCCGGCTGCTGGTGCTGCGCACCGCATGGTTGATCGATAAGCACCATGACTACCAGAAGGTGCGCCGCGACATCGCCGCGGTAAAGGTCGCGATGCCGCAGGTGCTCCACGACGTCGTACAACGGGCCATGCATCTGCACGGTGCGCTTGGCGTCTCCGACGAGATGCCGTTCGTCAAGATGATGGTGGCCGCCGAATCATTGGGGATCGCCGACGGGGCCACCGAACTGCACAAGATGACGGTAGCCCGCCGCACACTGCGTGAATACCAGCCCATCACAACGCCTTTCCCGTCCCAGCACATACCGACACGACGGGCGGAGGCCGAAGCTCGGCTGGCCGAGCGCCTGGAACACGCGATCGCCGAGTTTTGA
- the ag85C gene encoding diacylglycerol acyltransferase/mycolyltransferase Ag85C: MSFLKEMRRLRCAAIGTPRRLAIAAVGAALLTGLVGAVGGSATAAAFSRPGLPVEYLQVPSPSMGRNIKVQFQGGGPHAVYLLDGLRAQDDYSGWDINTPAFEEYYQSGLSMVMPVGGQSSFYSDWYQPSTGNGQNYTYKWETFLTREMPAWLQANKGISPTGNAAVGLSMSGGSSLILAAYYPQQFPYAASLSGFLNPSEGWWPTLIGLAMNDSGGYSANSMWGPSSDPAWKRNDPMVQIPRLVANNTRIWVYCGNGTPSDLGGDNMPAKFLEGLTLRTNQTFKDTYQASGGRNGVFNFPTNGTHSWPYWNQQLVAMKPDILQVLNAAPAPAAPAAPAAPAAPAPALTPVGPA, translated from the coding sequence ATGTCGTTCTTGAAAGAGATGCGGCGGTTGCGTTGCGCAGCGATCGGTACGCCGCGCCGGCTGGCTATCGCGGCCGTCGGAGCTGCCCTGTTGACCGGGCTCGTCGGTGCCGTTGGCGGTTCGGCGACCGCGGCAGCATTCTCCAGGCCGGGCCTCCCGGTGGAATACCTCCAGGTGCCGTCACCGTCGATGGGCCGCAACATCAAGGTCCAGTTTCAGGGTGGCGGCCCGCACGCCGTCTACCTACTCGACGGCCTCCGCGCACAGGACGACTACAGCGGCTGGGACATCAACACCCCGGCCTTTGAGGAGTACTACCAGTCCGGCCTATCGATGGTCATGCCCGTGGGCGGCCAGTCCAGTTTCTACAGCGATTGGTACCAGCCTTCGACGGGCAACGGCCAAAACTACACCTACAAGTGGGAGACCTTCCTGACCCGGGAAATGCCCGCCTGGCTGCAGGCCAACAAGGGTATTTCGCCGACCGGCAATGCGGCAGTGGGGCTTTCGATGTCCGGCGGCTCATCCCTGATCCTCGCCGCGTACTACCCACAGCAGTTCCCCTACGCAGCGTCACTGTCGGGCTTCCTCAACCCCTCCGAGGGCTGGTGGCCGACGCTGATCGGCCTGGCGATGAACGACTCGGGCGGCTACAGCGCCAACAGCATGTGGGGCCCGTCCAGTGACCCGGCCTGGAAGCGCAACGACCCCATGGTCCAGATTCCGCGCCTGGTGGCCAACAACACCCGGATCTGGGTCTACTGCGGTAACGGCACACCAAGCGACTTGGGTGGCGACAACATGCCGGCGAAGTTCCTGGAAGGCCTCACGCTGCGCACCAACCAAACCTTCAAGGACACCTACCAGGCCTCGGGTGGACGCAACGGCGTGTTCAACTTCCCGACCAATGGAACGCACTCGTGGCCCTACTGGAACCAGCAGCTGGTTGCCATGAAGCCCGACATCCTGCAGGTGCTCAACGCCGCACCCGCCCCAGCCGCCCCAGCCGCCCCGGCCGCCCCGGCCGCCCCGGCACCAGCCCTCACCCCGGTAGGACCCGCCTGA
- the ctaD gene encoding cytochrome c oxidase subunit I — protein MVSEAALVRPPVARRPFPPRRQSLGGALLNVVTTTDHKLIGQLYIVTAFGFFLTAGLMALLMRAELAAPGLQFVSNEQYNQLFTIHGTIMLLLYATPIVFGFANVVLPLQIGSPDVAFPRLNALSYWLFLFGGLIVLAGFTTPGGAADFGWTAYTPLSDAIHSPGAGGDLWIVGLIVSGLGTILGAVNMVTTIVCMRAPGMTMFRLPIFTWNILGTSVLIFIAFPILTAALFGLAADRHLGAHIYDPANGGPILWQHVFWFFGHPEVYIVALPFFGIVTEIIPVFSRKPIFGYTTLVYATWAIVFLSAAVWAHHMFATGAVLLPFFSFMTYLIAVPTGIKFFNWIGTMWKGQLTFETPMLFSVGFLVTFLLGGLSGVLLASPPLDFHITDTYFVVAHFHYVLFGTIVFSTFAGIYFWFPKMTGRLLDERLGKLHFWLTLIGFHTTFLVQHWLGDMGMPRRYADYLPTDDFGPLNVVSTLGAFILGVSMVPFIWNVFRSYRYGEPVTVDDPWGYGNSLEWATSCPPPRHNFTELPRIRSQRPAFEMHYPHMVERLRSESQVRASFERHADG, from the coding sequence ATGGTCTCCGAAGCCGCCCTGGTGCGACCTCCGGTAGCGCGCCGGCCCTTCCCGCCGCGCCGCCAATCACTCGGCGGCGCGCTGCTCAATGTCGTCACGACGACCGACCACAAGTTGATCGGGCAGCTCTACATTGTCACCGCATTCGGCTTCTTCCTGACCGCGGGCCTGATGGCGTTGCTGATGCGCGCCGAGTTGGCCGCCCCCGGGTTGCAGTTCGTGTCCAACGAGCAGTACAACCAGCTGTTCACCATCCACGGCACGATCATGCTGTTGCTGTATGCGACGCCGATCGTTTTCGGCTTCGCCAATGTGGTTCTGCCGCTGCAGATCGGGTCGCCGGACGTCGCGTTCCCACGGCTCAACGCGCTTTCCTACTGGCTGTTTCTGTTCGGCGGACTCATCGTCTTGGCGGGCTTCACCACCCCGGGCGGCGCCGCAGACTTCGGCTGGACGGCCTACACGCCGCTGTCCGACGCCATCCACTCGCCGGGTGCGGGCGGCGACTTGTGGATCGTCGGCCTGATCGTGTCCGGATTGGGAACCATTCTGGGCGCGGTCAACATGGTCACCACGATCGTCTGCATGCGCGCACCCGGTATGACGATGTTCCGGCTGCCGATCTTCACCTGGAACATCTTGGGAACCAGCGTCCTGATCTTCATCGCGTTCCCCATCCTGACCGCGGCGTTGTTCGGCTTGGCCGCCGATCGTCACCTCGGCGCGCACATCTACGACCCGGCCAACGGCGGGCCGATCCTGTGGCAACACGTGTTCTGGTTCTTCGGTCACCCCGAGGTGTACATCGTCGCGCTGCCGTTCTTTGGCATCGTTACCGAAATCATCCCGGTGTTTTCTCGCAAGCCGATCTTCGGCTACACGACGCTCGTTTACGCAACATGGGCCATCGTCTTTCTCTCGGCCGCAGTCTGGGCGCACCACATGTTCGCCACGGGCGCGGTGCTGTTGCCTTTCTTCTCCTTCATGACCTATCTGATCGCGGTGCCGACGGGGATCAAATTCTTCAACTGGATCGGCACCATGTGGAAGGGCCAACTGACCTTCGAAACACCGATGCTGTTCTCGGTCGGGTTCCTGGTGACGTTTCTGCTCGGTGGCCTGTCCGGGGTGTTGCTGGCCAGCCCGCCGCTGGATTTCCACATCACCGACACCTACTTCGTCGTCGCCCACTTCCACTACGTGCTGTTCGGCACGATCGTGTTCTCCACCTTCGCCGGCATCTATTTCTGGTTCCCCAAGATGACCGGGCGACTCCTTGACGAGCGGCTGGGCAAGCTGCATTTCTGGTTGACGCTCATCGGCTTTCACACAACCTTTCTGGTGCAACACTGGCTCGGCGACATGGGCATGCCCCGCCGCTATGCCGACTACCTGCCCACCGACGACTTCGGGCCACTCAACGTCGTCTCGACTCTGGGCGCGTTCATCCTGGGCGTGTCGATGGTTCCCTTTATCTGGAACGTCTTTCGCAGCTATCGCTACGGCGAACCGGTGACCGTCGACGATCCATGGGGTTATGGCAACTCGTTGGAATGGGCCACCAGCTGCCCGCCGCCGCGGCACAACTTCACCGAATTGCCCCGCATCCGCTCACAGCGCCCGGCGTTTGAAATGCACTATCCGCACATGGTGGAACGCTTGCGCAGCGAATCCCAGGTACGCGCCTCGTTTGAGCGCCACGCCGATGGGTAG
- a CDS encoding ABC transporter permease, whose product MSAEEAAHPIIVRAPHGCHRARGMVAGIGTFALVERQKIRRDRTQLVSRMVPPMLWLLIFGTTFSRVHAIDTGSVSYLDYLVPGIIAQSALFISSFYGIQVIWDRDAGMLAKLMATPTPASALVTGKVSAAGARAVPQAAAVLVLAYLIGVHLTMNPLRLLAAIVIVVLGAAFFACLSMTLAGLLRSRDRLMGINQIITMPLFFASNTLYPVQAMPAWLRGLSTVNPLSYEADALRTLLIGTRFNPLDIAVLVIAAVLGISAASALLRRLVR is encoded by the coding sequence GTGTCAGCTGAGGAAGCCGCCCACCCGATCATCGTCCGCGCTCCGCATGGCTGTCACCGCGCCCGCGGCATGGTGGCGGGCATTGGAACGTTCGCGCTCGTCGAACGGCAGAAAATTCGGCGCGACCGCACCCAACTCGTCAGCCGGATGGTGCCGCCGATGCTGTGGCTGCTGATCTTCGGTACCACCTTCAGCCGGGTCCACGCCATAGACACCGGATCGGTGTCCTATCTCGACTATCTGGTGCCGGGGATTATCGCCCAGTCGGCCTTGTTCATCTCGAGCTTCTATGGGATCCAAGTCATTTGGGATCGAGACGCCGGCATGCTGGCCAAACTGATGGCGACACCCACCCCAGCGTCAGCGTTGGTCACCGGCAAGGTGTCGGCCGCGGGTGCGCGGGCAGTACCCCAGGCCGCCGCAGTGCTGGTGTTGGCCTATCTCATTGGCGTGCACCTGACCATGAATCCGCTCCGACTGCTGGCGGCGATAGTGATCGTTGTGCTCGGCGCTGCGTTCTTTGCCTGTTTGTCGATGACGCTCGCCGGACTGTTGCGTAGCCGCGATCGCCTGATGGGGATCAACCAGATCATCACCATGCCGTTGTTCTTCGCATCGAACACGCTCTACCCGGTCCAGGCGATGCCCGCATGGCTGCGAGGGCTCAGCACGGTCAACCCGCTCAGCTACGAGGCCGACGCGCTGCGGACGTTGCTGATCGGCACCCGCTTCAACCCGTTGGATATCGCCGTTCTGGTAATCGCGGCCGTACTGGGGATATCGGCCGCGTCAGCACTGTTGCGCCGGCTGGTTCGATAA
- a CDS encoding NAD-dependent epimerase/dehydratase family protein yields MHRGRIIVVGGTGLIGSKIVTRLSEQGSESVAASPKSGVNAVTAVGLVDALTGADVVVDASNTSSFDDKPAIEYFATSTMNLLGNRRCRYRRRHGAAAGRARPAHRR; encoded by the coding sequence ATGCACCGTGGGAGAATCATCGTTGTCGGCGGCACCGGGCTGATCGGCTCCAAGATCGTGACAAGGCTGAGCGAACAAGGGAGCGAATCCGTTGCGGCCTCACCGAAGTCCGGGGTCAATGCCGTGACCGCTGTGGGACTGGTCGACGCGCTCACCGGGGCAGACGTTGTCGTCGATGCATCCAATACGTCGTCGTTCGACGACAAACCCGCGATCGAATATTTCGCGACCTCCACGATGAACCTGCTAGGCAATCGCCGATGCCGCTACCGAAGACGCCACGGTGCGGCTGCCGGACGCGCTCGTCCAGCCCACAGACGCTAG